The following coding sequences lie in one Actinomycetota bacterium genomic window:
- a CDS encoding DUF4349 domain-containing protein, producing MGHVTRRMTRMSVSIALLLALAGALAGCGLVQSAQEAGERGSGVSGSSTGVEMASPEMGATDEMKSSVESYDTAPTAGAGEDASTIPLPDRLVIRNVALRVQVDDVEASVDKIRAAVSSNKGSVTNLQVSTDNDQPVYRYDAQGSLADGSALSGWMTVRIPADKLDAFSKEVSALGEVLRQSADESDVTQEHVDLSARLKNLQAQETRLREFFSSAKKVDEMLAIEQELGRVRGDIESMQAQIAYLERQAAMATVTIELVEPQAVVRPSGTDWGFVASVTQAIRAFVGTINGLIIIFGAVLPILLIALALFFVIRAVLRSRAKRHADEPQDAEE from the coding sequence ATGGGACACGTGACACGGCGCATGACCCGCATGTCAGTCTCAATCGCGTTGCTGCTCGCGCTCGCAGGAGCTCTCGCAGGTTGCGGGCTCGTGCAAAGCGCCCAGGAGGCGGGCGAGCGGGGCAGTGGCGTCTCCGGATCGAGCACCGGCGTCGAGATGGCAAGCCCGGAGATGGGCGCCACCGACGAGATGAAGTCCTCGGTCGAATCCTACGACACCGCACCGACAGCCGGGGCCGGCGAGGACGCATCGACGATACCCCTTCCCGACCGTCTGGTCATCCGCAACGTGGCGCTCCGCGTCCAGGTCGACGATGTCGAAGCGTCGGTCGACAAGATCCGCGCAGCTGTCTCATCGAACAAGGGTTCGGTCACCAACCTCCAGGTCAGCACAGACAACGACCAGCCGGTGTACCGCTACGACGCTCAGGGTTCCCTGGCTGATGGGTCGGCGCTATCCGGCTGGATGACAGTGCGCATACCGGCCGACAAACTCGATGCCTTCTCGAAGGAAGTCTCCGCTCTCGGCGAAGTGCTGCGCCAGTCCGCCGACGAGTCGGATGTCACACAGGAGCATGTGGACCTGTCTGCGCGACTCAAGAACCTCCAGGCGCAGGAGACCCGGTTGCGCGAGTTCTTCTCCTCGGCCAAGAAGGTTGACGAGATGCTCGCAATCGAGCAGGAGCTCGGCCGCGTGCGCGGCGACATCGAGTCGATGCAAGCGCAAATCGCCTATCTCGAGCGTCAGGCGGCAATGGCAACGGTGACGATCGAACTTGTCGAGCCGCAGGCTGTTGTCCGGCCGTCTGGTACGGATTGGGGCTTCGTCGCCTCAGTGACGCAGGCGATTCGGGCGTTCGTCGGCACAATCAACGGTCTCATCATCATCTTCGGCGCCGTGCTTCCGATACTGCTCATCGCGCTCGCACTGTTCTTCGTCATTCGCGCGGTTCTGCGCAGTCGGGCCAAGCGGCACGCAGACGAACCCCAGGACGCGGAAGAGTAG